One Azospirillum brasilense DNA segment encodes these proteins:
- a CDS encoding LLM class oxidoreductase, translated as MLEANTTARPGDSKGFRRMFAPGRLTLGVFFPIEAFQRDEPTMRDQERLAKRAEELGFAALWVRDVPLRDPSFGDIGQVYDPWVYLGWIAAQTRDIALATGSIILPLRHPLHTAKAAASVDQLSGGRLVLGVASGDRPVEFPAFGVDMDKRGALFRESFAVLRTVLTQNFPRIQSSYGVMQGTTDLVPKPVGALPILITGTSRQTLEWIAGHADGWITYPRSLAQQAEHAAHWHATVTAMRPGVFTPFVQSLYIDLTAEPDHPAQPIHLGFRGGRNILFQFLDALRQAGVNHVILNVKYGARDAAEVIDEIGRNVLPRLNAAP; from the coding sequence ATGCTGGAGGCAAACACGACGGCCCGGCCGGGCGATTCGAAGGGCTTCCGGCGGATGTTCGCGCCGGGCCGGTTGACGCTCGGCGTCTTCTTTCCCATCGAGGCCTTCCAACGCGACGAGCCGACCATGCGCGACCAGGAACGCCTGGCCAAGCGGGCCGAGGAATTGGGCTTCGCCGCGCTCTGGGTGCGGGACGTGCCGTTGCGCGACCCGTCGTTCGGCGACATCGGGCAGGTCTACGATCCGTGGGTCTATCTGGGATGGATCGCGGCGCAGACGCGCGACATTGCGCTCGCCACCGGTTCCATCATCCTGCCCCTGCGCCATCCGTTGCACACGGCGAAGGCGGCCGCTTCGGTGGATCAGCTTTCCGGCGGCCGCCTCGTGCTCGGGGTTGCGTCCGGCGACCGACCGGTCGAATTCCCGGCGTTCGGCGTCGACATGGACAAGCGGGGCGCCCTCTTCCGCGAGAGCTTCGCCGTTCTGCGCACCGTGCTCACCCAGAACTTCCCCCGCATCCAGTCCTCCTATGGCGTGATGCAGGGAACCACCGACCTCGTGCCGAAGCCGGTCGGCGCGCTGCCGATCCTGATCACCGGCACCAGCCGGCAGACCCTGGAATGGATCGCCGGGCATGCCGACGGCTGGATCACCTACCCGCGATCCCTCGCGCAACAGGCGGAGCACGCCGCGCACTGGCACGCCACCGTAACGGCCATGAGGCCGGGCGTCTTCACGCCGTTCGTGCAATCGCTCTACATCGACCTGACCGCGGAGCCGGACCACCCTGCCCAGCCGATTCACCTGGGCTTCCGCGGCGGCCGGAACATCCTGTTCCAATTCCTCGACGCGTTGCGCCAGGCGGGCGTCAACCACGTCATTCTCAACGTGAAGTACGGCGCGCGCGACGCGGCGGAGGTGATCGACGAGATCGGCCGGAACGTGCTCCCACGTCTCAATGCCGCCCCGTGA